The proteins below are encoded in one region of Tessaracoccus aquimaris:
- a CDS encoding proton-conducting transporter membrane subunit, with protein MLYALIAVHAILGAFTPLMVKKLGARVFYVLSIAPLAAAIWLTVQAPHIVSGGTYVEAYPWIPTLDVSLTLRMGLVQWVLAMIVTWIGFLVLLYSRWYFEGITTGRSAAILTVFAGTMLGLVTADNLVLMFVFWELTTVLSYLLIGHDPTRRANRGAAQTALIVTTSGGLAMLVGIVAVWSTTGNMSLAEIVADPPKGTLAGIGAMLMLVGALSKSALVPFHFWLPGAMAAPTPISAYLHAAAMVKAGVYLVAVLAPAFADVPLWRPTVLILGTVTMILGGWRALRQTDLKLLLAYGTVSQLGFMVLLLGVGTKAAAIAGLGMVIAHALFKSTLFMCVGLIDHSAGTRDIRELSGVGYRVPWLAILGGLAALSMAGMPRWSASSPRRRPSSRSST; from the coding sequence GTGCTTTATGCCTTGATCGCAGTCCACGCGATCCTTGGCGCGTTCACCCCCCTGATGGTCAAGAAGCTCGGCGCACGGGTCTTCTACGTCCTCTCGATCGCGCCCCTCGCCGCGGCGATCTGGCTCACCGTCCAAGCCCCGCACATCGTCTCCGGCGGCACCTACGTCGAGGCGTACCCCTGGATCCCGACGCTCGACGTGTCGCTGACACTGCGGATGGGCCTGGTCCAATGGGTGCTCGCCATGATCGTCACCTGGATCGGCTTCCTCGTCCTGCTCTACAGCAGGTGGTACTTCGAGGGGATCACCACCGGTAGGTCGGCCGCGATCCTGACCGTCTTCGCAGGCACGATGCTCGGGCTTGTGACCGCGGACAACCTCGTGCTGATGTTCGTCTTCTGGGAACTGACGACGGTGCTGTCGTACCTGCTCATCGGCCACGACCCCACCAGACGCGCGAACCGCGGCGCGGCGCAGACCGCGCTCATCGTCACCACCTCCGGCGGCCTCGCGATGCTGGTCGGCATCGTGGCGGTGTGGAGCACCACCGGCAACATGTCGCTTGCCGAGATCGTCGCTGACCCGCCCAAGGGCACGCTCGCGGGCATCGGCGCGATGCTGATGCTGGTCGGCGCGCTCAGCAAGTCTGCGCTGGTCCCCTTCCATTTCTGGCTTCCTGGCGCCATGGCCGCGCCGACGCCGATCTCTGCCTACCTGCACGCCGCCGCCATGGTGAAGGCGGGCGTCTACCTCGTCGCCGTGCTGGCTCCCGCGTTCGCGGACGTGCCGCTGTGGCGTCCGACCGTGCTGATCCTCGGCACCGTGACGATGATCCTCGGCGGCTGGCGGGCGCTGCGCCAGACCGACCTCAAACTGCTGCTCGCCTACGGCACAGTGTCGCAACTCGGCTTCATGGTGCTGCTGCTGGGCGTCGGAACAAAGGCCGCCGCGATCGCGGGCCTCGGCATGGTGATCGCCCACGCGCTGTTCAAGTCGACGCTGTTCATGTGCGTCGGCCTCATCGACCATTCCGCGGGCACCCGCGACATCCGCGAGTTGAGCGGCGTCGGCTACCGGGTGCCGTGGCTGGCGATCCTGGGTGGCCTCGCAGCGCTGTCCATGGCCGGCATGCCCCGCTGGTCGGCTTCCTCACCAAGGAGACGGCCTTCGAGTCGATCGTCTACCTGA
- a CDS encoding ABC1 kinase family protein codes for MIIGTLINVVVLMYLSRRLLGVPVGWGRTLIVCLLQNAIAWSFADQIVRSLGISEKSPVLPVILVLAVMVGCVIAFDLIVLTILEAIVPTWSVPTLTSVVTGLPAAVRRGRRYVVIWWILLKNGLTAYVGPTPKKDRESPRVARSLRTALTDAGVTFVKFGQMLSTRADLLPAPFIKELSKLHSDVEAEPWRDVRPALAESLDKPIDETFAEIDETPMAAASVAQIHAAKLPDGTDVVVKLQRPKARQQVTADLDILRRLAERLEQGTAWGRQLGAVGLADGFADSLHEELDYTVEVANMRSVAAASDLIVPIPYPELSSERVIVMERIAGKPLSAASDELAAMDAETRAALADRLLSGVLRQIFVHGVFHADLHPGNVILTDDHDLALLDFGSVGRLDRPTRSALIMLLYAVERQDSIAATDALLDLMDRPPTLNDRELEREVGKLMLRYGDGFAPGGSASMFADLLDVVVRFGFRVPPQLAAVFRTLGTLDGTLQLIDPDIDLIALARSRGSELAQSMLGRDAVKAQVEHQVATLMPMLSRLPRRLSRITEQLEDGSLTVNVRAFADQSDRAWLATIGSQLNLSLLGSALLFGGLFLLTRSGGPMLLPTLSIWPFLGITLLFLAFILGARVLAGIFFSARD; via the coding sequence ATGATTATCGGGACGCTGATCAACGTCGTCGTGCTGATGTACCTGTCACGTCGACTTCTCGGGGTGCCCGTCGGCTGGGGCAGGACGCTGATCGTCTGCCTCCTCCAGAACGCCATCGCGTGGAGCTTCGCCGACCAGATCGTCCGGTCGCTCGGCATCAGCGAGAAGTCCCCGGTCCTGCCCGTCATCCTGGTCCTGGCCGTGATGGTCGGCTGCGTCATCGCGTTCGACCTCATCGTGCTGACGATCCTCGAGGCCATCGTGCCGACCTGGAGCGTCCCGACGCTGACCAGCGTCGTCACGGGCCTCCCCGCCGCCGTCCGCCGCGGCCGCCGCTACGTCGTCATCTGGTGGATCCTGCTGAAGAACGGCCTCACGGCCTACGTCGGGCCGACCCCGAAGAAGGACCGCGAGTCACCACGCGTCGCGCGTTCGCTGCGCACCGCGCTGACCGACGCGGGCGTCACGTTCGTGAAGTTCGGCCAGATGCTCTCCACGCGCGCGGACCTGCTCCCGGCGCCCTTCATCAAGGAACTCTCGAAGCTGCACAGCGACGTGGAGGCCGAGCCGTGGCGCGACGTCCGCCCGGCTCTCGCGGAGTCCCTCGACAAGCCCATCGACGAGACGTTCGCGGAGATCGACGAGACGCCGATGGCCGCTGCCTCCGTCGCGCAGATCCACGCCGCGAAGCTCCCGGACGGGACGGACGTGGTCGTGAAGTTGCAGCGCCCGAAGGCCCGCCAACAGGTCACCGCCGACCTCGACATCCTGCGCCGCCTCGCCGAGCGGCTCGAGCAGGGCACAGCCTGGGGCAGGCAACTCGGGGCGGTCGGGCTGGCTGATGGCTTCGCTGACTCGCTGCACGAGGAACTCGACTACACCGTAGAGGTGGCCAACATGCGCTCAGTCGCTGCCGCGTCCGACCTGATCGTGCCGATCCCCTACCCGGAGCTTTCGTCGGAACGCGTCATCGTGATGGAGCGCATCGCGGGAAAGCCGCTGTCCGCGGCGTCCGACGAACTCGCCGCCATGGACGCCGAGACGCGCGCCGCGCTGGCCGACCGGCTCCTGAGCGGCGTGCTGCGCCAGATCTTCGTGCACGGCGTCTTCCACGCCGACCTGCACCCGGGCAACGTCATCCTCACCGACGATCACGACCTGGCGCTGCTCGACTTCGGGTCGGTCGGGCGACTCGACCGCCCCACCCGATCTGCGCTCATCATGCTGCTCTACGCCGTGGAGCGGCAGGACTCGATCGCGGCCACCGACGCGCTGCTCGACCTGATGGACCGCCCCCCGACCCTCAACGACCGCGAACTCGAACGCGAGGTCGGCAAGCTGATGCTGCGCTACGGCGACGGGTTCGCCCCGGGCGGCTCCGCGTCCATGTTCGCCGACCTGCTCGACGTCGTCGTCCGCTTCGGGTTCCGCGTGCCTCCCCAGTTGGCGGCGGTGTTCCGAACCCTCGGCACTCTCGACGGGACCCTGCAACTGATCGACCCCGACATCGACCTGATCGCGCTGGCGCGCAGCAGGGGCTCCGAACTCGCGCAGTCGATGCTCGGCCGGGACGCCGTCAAGGCGCAGGTCGAGCACCAGGTCGCCACCCTGATGCCGATGCTGTCCCGACTCCCGAGACGCCTGTCGCGGATCACCGAACAGTTGGAGGACGGCTCCCTCACCGTCAACGTGCGTGCCTTCGCCGACCAGAGCGACCGCGCCTGGCTCGCGACCATCGGCAGCCAACTCAACCTCAGCCTCCTCGGCTCCGCGCTGCTGTTCGGCGGGCTGTTCCTGTTGACGCGCTCCGGCGGGCCGATGCTGCTGCCGACGCTGTCGATCTGGCCCTTCCTCGGCATCACGCTGCTGTTCCTCGCCTTCATCCTCGGGGCGCGTGTGCTGGCGGGCATCTTCTTCTCTGCGAGGGACTGA
- a CDS encoding deoxyribonuclease IV, whose protein sequence is MTIRLGAHVSSVHPLVDAAGMGAELVQVFVGDPQSWKKPVTPYPDGAAALKSAAEADGVGIVVHSPYVLNVASTNNRIRIPSRKLLQQTITESAAVGAMGVVVHGGHVTANDDPAVGFENWRKCIDGLNLDVPIFIENTAGGANAMARTLESIERLWAAIADSPNIDKVGFCLDTCHAHAAGLELDGLVEQITAITGRLDVVHCNNSRDAAGSGADRHAGLTDGTIDPELLLSVVRAADTATILETPGDVPEHAAEIAWLREHLDL, encoded by the coding sequence ATGACCATCCGCCTTGGAGCCCACGTCTCGTCCGTCCACCCGCTCGTCGACGCGGCAGGCATGGGCGCCGAACTGGTGCAGGTCTTCGTCGGCGACCCGCAGAGTTGGAAGAAGCCGGTCACCCCCTACCCGGACGGCGCGGCCGCCCTCAAGTCTGCCGCAGAGGCCGACGGCGTCGGCATCGTGGTGCACTCCCCCTACGTCCTCAACGTCGCGTCCACCAACAACCGGATCCGGATCCCCTCACGCAAGCTGCTGCAGCAGACCATCACCGAGTCCGCCGCGGTGGGCGCGATGGGGGTCGTGGTGCACGGCGGCCACGTGACCGCCAACGACGACCCCGCCGTCGGGTTCGAGAACTGGCGCAAGTGCATCGACGGCCTGAACCTCGATGTGCCGATCTTCATCGAGAACACCGCGGGCGGTGCCAACGCCATGGCCCGCACGCTCGAGTCGATCGAACGGCTCTGGGCCGCCATCGCCGACTCGCCCAATATCGACAAGGTCGGCTTCTGCCTCGACACCTGCCACGCGCACGCGGCAGGCCTCGAACTGGACGGCCTCGTCGAGCAGATCACGGCCATCACCGGGCGTCTCGACGTCGTCCACTGCAACAACTCGCGCGACGCGGCAGGCAGCGGTGCCGACCGGCACGCTGGCCTGACAGACGGCACCATCGACCCCGAACTCCTCCTGTCCGTGGTGCGCGCCGCCGACACCGCCACCATCCTCGAAACCCCGGGTGACGTGCCCGAACATGCCGCCGAGATCGCATGGCTCCGGGAGCACCTGGACCTCTGA
- a CDS encoding Na+/H+ antiporter subunit E, with the protein MSETRKQRVQRFKFRPLSVLGMAAVWVVLWGSVTPMTIVSGILLGWLVSVIFPLPPIYWEGRFHPLGFLNLVWHLLRDLVVSSIRMVSLAFARKVELNAGIVRVDLDSDNDLYQVQVAELISLVPGTVVVEVVRHPRRLYLHALDLIGPDPVDRIQQMTHDVEGRVVAAFGSKQEIDEYRAARTAGVPVVVEEHPELEVEES; encoded by the coding sequence ATGAGCGAGACACGCAAGCAGCGCGTGCAGCGCTTCAAGTTCCGGCCGTTGTCGGTGCTCGGCATGGCGGCCGTGTGGGTGGTGCTGTGGGGCAGCGTTACGCCGATGACGATCGTGTCGGGCATCCTGCTCGGCTGGCTCGTCTCCGTCATCTTCCCGCTCCCGCCGATCTACTGGGAGGGCCGGTTCCATCCGCTCGGCTTCCTCAACCTCGTGTGGCACCTGCTGCGCGACCTGGTCGTCTCGTCGATCCGGATGGTGTCACTGGCGTTTGCCCGCAAGGTCGAACTGAACGCGGGCATCGTCCGCGTCGACCTGGACAGCGACAACGACCTGTACCAGGTGCAGGTCGCCGAACTGATCTCGCTTGTGCCGGGCACGGTGGTGGTCGAGGTCGTGCGGCACCCGCGTCGGCTGTACCTGCACGCCCTCGACCTGATCGGCCCGGATCCGGTCGACCGGATCCAGCAGATGACCCACGATGTCGAGGGCCGCGTGGTCGCAGCGTTCGGGTCGAAGCAGGAGATCGACGAGTACCGCGCGGCACGCACCGCGGGCGTCCCCGTCGTCGTCGAGGAACACCCCGAACTGGAGGTGGAGGAGTCATGA
- a CDS encoding monovalent cation/H+ antiporter complex subunit F, giving the protein MMIATETILSIAAVVLFVSAMIGVNRIAVGPTQLDRSIAADLIVAVVVAALGLWAVWTELSTELLVLVLLSMLGFTSAVSIARMVSDRMATRRRFPTSKRQERDA; this is encoded by the coding sequence ATGATGATCGCCACCGAGACCATCTTGTCGATCGCCGCGGTCGTGCTTTTCGTGTCGGCCATGATCGGCGTCAACCGGATCGCGGTCGGGCCTACGCAACTGGATCGCTCGATCGCCGCCGACCTGATCGTCGCCGTCGTGGTCGCCGCGCTCGGCCTGTGGGCGGTGTGGACGGAACTGTCGACCGAACTGCTGGTGCTGGTGCTGCTGTCGATGCTCGGCTTCACGAGCGCCGTCTCGATCGCCCGGATGGTGAGCGACCGGATGGCGACACGTCGCCGCTTCCCAACGAGCAAGCGGCAGGAGCGAGACGCATGA
- the mnhG gene encoding monovalent cation/H(+) antiporter subunit G, with amino-acid sequence MIDQLFDLIGAAFVLVGALLCFGAAVSLIRFPDVLSKMHAITKPQVLGLIMVTIGIALSLRTWWSLGLCLLIVILQLLTAPVSASLIARSASRSGLVDDQLLKVNQLAEDLEDAGYIRGEK; translated from the coding sequence ATGATCGACCAACTCTTCGACCTGATCGGGGCGGCTTTCGTCCTGGTGGGTGCGCTGCTGTGCTTCGGCGCCGCCGTCTCGCTGATCCGCTTCCCCGACGTGCTGAGCAAGATGCACGCCATCACGAAGCCGCAGGTGCTGGGGCTGATCATGGTGACCATCGGGATCGCCCTCAGCCTGCGCACCTGGTGGTCGCTCGGGCTCTGTCTGCTGATCGTCATCCTGCAGTTGCTGACGGCGCCGGTGTCGGCCAGCCTGATCGCCCGCAGCGCCAGCCGCTCCGGCCTGGTCGACGACCAGTTGCTGAAGGTCAACCAGTTGGCAGAGGACCTGGAGGACGCCGGCTACATCCGCGGGGAAAAGTAG
- a CDS encoding ABC-F family ATP-binding cassette domain-containing protein: protein MAHSSPAVVVDGLSYHLADGTPILDGVDATFPVGMTGLIGPNGSGKTTLLRLISGDLSPTGGAVRVAGTVHVVPQRLSTAGTVADLLGIADTRAALLAIESGSVDQRHFDAVGDDWDVDAHAVAELGVLGLDSDVAFLDRDATSLSGGEATRIALAGARLANADVTLLDEPTNNLDTRTRRWLYDALDGWDGALVVVSHDRDLLERVDALVDLDPRGVVSFGGTFSQYREQQATRQAAAERRLREADAELDRAKKQAQAELQRLAQRDRSARKERALGNVVKVAADFYQNRSEKKAGSKSQLHNQAIADAGEARSEADAAARTADTIRIALPETTVPNGKEVLRLSIGGARLDVVGPERIRLTGDNGTGKSTLLSLILGQGDGEQWRARVLGDARLDLAPAVATGQLAQRLDELDAFPSAIEAVRDAAPSRSPHEARALLARFLIRGDRADQAPTTMSGGERFRVGLARTLFADPAPQFLVLDEPTNNLDLASVEQLVEALDDYRGALLIVTHDEHLAAELRVTRQWSLGRDGEAMVVRDEIA from the coding sequence ATGGCTCATTCCTCCCCTGCCGTCGTCGTCGACGGCCTCTCCTATCACCTCGCAGACGGCACCCCGATCCTCGACGGCGTCGACGCGACCTTTCCCGTCGGCATGACCGGCCTGATCGGCCCCAACGGCTCCGGCAAGACGACCCTGCTGCGGCTCATCTCCGGCGACCTCTCTCCCACCGGCGGCGCCGTCCGGGTGGCGGGCACCGTCCACGTGGTGCCGCAGCGCCTCTCGACTGCGGGCACCGTCGCCGACCTGCTCGGCATCGCAGACACCCGCGCCGCCCTGCTCGCGATCGAGTCCGGGTCGGTCGACCAACGCCACTTCGACGCCGTCGGAGACGACTGGGACGTCGACGCCCACGCGGTCGCCGAACTGGGCGTGCTCGGCCTCGACTCCGACGTCGCGTTCCTCGACCGCGACGCCACGAGCCTCTCCGGCGGGGAGGCGACCCGCATCGCGCTGGCGGGCGCCCGGCTCGCCAACGCCGACGTCACGCTCCTGGACGAGCCGACCAACAACCTCGACACCCGCACCCGCCGCTGGCTGTACGACGCGCTCGACGGCTGGGACGGCGCCCTCGTCGTGGTCAGCCACGATCGGGACCTGCTGGAACGCGTCGACGCCCTGGTCGACCTCGACCCCCGCGGCGTCGTCAGCTTCGGCGGCACCTTCTCGCAGTATCGCGAGCAGCAGGCGACCAGGCAGGCCGCCGCCGAGCGGCGCCTCCGGGAGGCCGACGCGGAACTCGACCGGGCGAAGAAGCAGGCCCAGGCCGAGCTTCAACGCCTGGCCCAGCGCGACAGGTCGGCCCGTAAGGAGCGGGCGCTCGGCAACGTCGTGAAGGTCGCCGCCGACTTCTACCAGAACCGCTCCGAGAAGAAGGCCGGCTCGAAGTCCCAACTCCACAACCAGGCGATCGCCGACGCGGGCGAGGCGAGGTCCGAGGCGGACGCGGCGGCGCGCACGGCCGACACCATCCGCATCGCGCTTCCCGAGACGACGGTCCCTAACGGCAAGGAGGTGCTGCGCCTCAGCATCGGCGGTGCCCGCCTGGATGTCGTCGGACCTGAACGGATCCGTCTCACCGGCGACAACGGGACGGGCAAGTCGACGCTGCTGTCCCTGATCCTCGGCCAAGGCGACGGTGAGCAGTGGCGCGCGCGGGTGCTTGGCGACGCGAGGCTCGACCTCGCCCCAGCGGTCGCGACGGGCCAACTCGCCCAGCGACTCGACGAACTCGACGCATTCCCCAGCGCCATCGAGGCCGTCCGGGACGCGGCGCCGTCCAGGTCCCCGCACGAGGCGCGGGCACTGCTCGCACGCTTCCTGATCCGCGGGGACAGGGCCGACCAGGCTCCGACGACCATGTCAGGCGGCGAGCGGTTCCGGGTGGGGCTCGCGAGGACGCTGTTCGCCGACCCCGCGCCGCAGTTCCTGGTGCTCGACGAGCCGACCAACAATCTGGATCTCGCCTCGGTCGAGCAACTCGTCGAGGCGCTCGACGACTACCGGGGCGCGCTGCTGATCGTCACGCACGACGAGCACCTCGCCGCCGAGCTGAGGGTCACCAGGCAGTGGTCCCTCGGCCGCGACGGCGAGGCGATGGTTGTGCGCGACGAGATCGCGTAA
- a CDS encoding 4a-hydroxytetrahydrobiopterin dehydratase yields the protein MTRLTNPQILDAGLNDWRALLHHLSARFLTVDFETGAELVAAIARAADEAGHHPDVTLTYPSVAVLLTTHDEGGVTDKDIEMARVISALADERGVLADPASTQAVELALDTPDQAAIGEFWSVVLTGDPDNYVDDTVVDPLGRCPDLWFQDSEPHETPHQRFHLDITIPPEALEPRTEAALAAGGRVAWETPTFRVLEDAQGNRACLCWSEGRNQDSEPTHAAHALID from the coding sequence ATGACTAGGCTCACCAATCCCCAGATTCTCGACGCCGGTCTCAACGACTGGCGCGCACTGCTGCATCACTTGTCCGCCCGCTTCCTGACCGTCGACTTCGAGACGGGCGCCGAACTCGTGGCGGCCATCGCCCGGGCGGCAGACGAGGCGGGGCATCACCCGGACGTCACGCTCACCTACCCCAGCGTCGCTGTCCTCCTCACCACGCACGACGAGGGTGGGGTGACCGACAAGGACATCGAGATGGCGCGCGTCATCTCGGCCCTCGCCGACGAACGTGGGGTGCTGGCCGACCCGGCATCGACGCAGGCCGTCGAACTGGCACTCGATACCCCCGACCAGGCGGCTATCGGTGAGTTCTGGTCAGTGGTCCTGACCGGCGACCCCGACAACTACGTCGACGACACGGTCGTCGATCCGCTCGGCCGCTGCCCGGACCTGTGGTTCCAGGACAGCGAACCGCACGAGACACCGCACCAGCGCTTCCACCTCGACATCACCATTCCGCCCGAGGCACTTGAGCCGCGCACCGAGGCGGCGCTTGCCGCGGGCGGCCGGGTCGCCTGGGAGACGCCCACCTTCCGGGTCCTGGAGGACGCCCAGGGCAACCGCGCCTGCCTGTGCTGGTCGGAGGGCCGCAACCAGGATTCCGAGCCGACCCACGCGGCGCACGCCTTGATCGACTGA
- the udp gene encoding uridine phosphorylase — protein sequence MAYSEGYEYHIHLKQGDIGRYVFLPGDPGRCEVIAQHFDNPHFVASHREHTTWAGELDGVPVAVTSTGMGGPSTAICVEELIHVGADTFMRVGTSGAMQPETQPGDVAVINAAIRDEGTGLHYLPMEFPAVANLELINGLVDAAKDLGKTWHVGVSQSKDSFYGQHDPDSMPIGPRLHERWDAWVKGGCLVSEMECAALFLLGSVRRVRTGGIMMIMGHHDFTPMTDEEKEASKVDNVIPVAIEGMRKVIAADRARA from the coding sequence ATGGCCTATTCAGAGGGTTACGAGTACCACATTCACCTCAAGCAGGGCGACATCGGCCGCTACGTCTTCCTGCCCGGGGACCCGGGCCGCTGCGAGGTCATCGCGCAGCACTTCGACAACCCTCACTTCGTCGCATCGCACCGCGAACACACCACGTGGGCGGGCGAGCTTGACGGCGTTCCCGTCGCCGTCACCTCGACGGGCATGGGCGGCCCGAGCACCGCCATCTGCGTGGAGGAACTGATCCACGTGGGCGCAGACACGTTCATGCGCGTCGGAACGTCCGGCGCGATGCAGCCCGAGACCCAGCCCGGCGACGTCGCCGTCATCAACGCCGCGATCCGCGATGAGGGCACCGGCCTGCACTACCTGCCGATGGAGTTCCCCGCCGTCGCCAACCTCGAACTGATCAACGGCCTCGTCGACGCCGCCAAGGACCTCGGCAAGACGTGGCACGTCGGCGTCTCGCAGTCGAAGGACTCCTTCTACGGGCAGCACGACCCCGACTCGATGCCCATCGGCCCCCGCCTCCACGAGCGCTGGGACGCCTGGGTCAAGGGCGGCTGCCTCGTCTCCGAGATGGAATGCGCGGCGCTGTTCCTGCTCGGCTCGGTGCGCCGCGTCCGCACGGGCGGAATCATGATGATCATGGGCCACCACGACTTCACCCCGATGACCGACGAGGAGAAGGAGGCCTCCAAGGTCGACAACGTCATCCCGGTCGCCATCGAGGGCATGCGCAAGGTCATCGCCGCCGACAGGGCGCGCGCCTGA
- a CDS encoding Na(+)/H(+) antiporter subunit C, with protein MSANLVLAITAGLLVACGVYLLLERSLTRILLGVLLTSNGVNMLFLIAAGKPGTPPIIGLAGEDVSDPLPQAMVLTAIVITMAVAAFVLTLAYRSFQLHGHDEVADDVEDARIRELAEADVASESYEDTTFSDTGRDVVSE; from the coding sequence ATGAGCGCCAACCTGGTCCTCGCCATCACGGCAGGCCTCCTCGTCGCGTGCGGCGTCTACCTGCTGCTCGAACGCTCCCTGACGCGCATCCTGCTGGGCGTCCTGCTCACAAGCAACGGCGTCAACATGCTGTTCCTGATCGCCGCGGGCAAGCCGGGCACTCCTCCGATCATCGGCCTCGCCGGGGAGGACGTCTCCGATCCGTTGCCGCAGGCGATGGTGCTGACGGCCATCGTCATCACGATGGCGGTGGCGGCGTTCGTCCTGACGCTCGCCTACCGGAGCTTCCAGTTGCACGGCCATGACGAGGTGGCAGACGACGTCGAGGACGCCCGCATCCGCGAACTCGCCGAGGCCGACGTCGCCTCCGAGTCCTACGAGGACACCACCTTCTCCGACACCGGCCGGGATGTGGTGAGCGAATGA
- a CDS encoding Na+/H+ antiporter subunit D encodes MINLLPVPVLLAIFGAAVTLVVPRRPGVQRLVSVASLSGIVVVAGVFMWWTNVNGPMALWLGGWAAPLGIALVVDRLSALMLLVASVVALAVLIFATGQDKDEVRRETPVSIFHPTFLLLVAGVSNAFLAGDLFNLFVGFEILLFASYVLLTLGGTGDRVRAGTTYVIVSLLSSSLFLISISAIYAATGTVNMAHLSVRLRDLSEPVQLLLEVLLLVTFAIKAAVFPLSSWLPDSYPTAPAPVTAVFAGLLTKVGVYAIIRTETLLFPLHTLDTILLVAAGLTMVIGILGAIAQVEIKRMLSFTLISHIGYMIMGIALNTTAGLAATIFYTAHHITIQATLFLVTGLIERRGGTSSLDGLGGLLKTAPLLAFLFFVPAMNLGGIPPLSGFIGKLGLLEAAATVGTPLAWVVVTAGVATSLLTLMAMAKVWNRAFWGVTPTEQRRQAAIAANQDPEDVEEDDDPRVMPPLQVGATIGLIVFGLALTVFAGPLYEYATAAAESLRDGSIVAIVLPEGLR; translated from the coding sequence ATGATCAACCTGCTTCCCGTCCCCGTCCTGCTCGCCATCTTCGGCGCCGCAGTCACCCTCGTGGTGCCGCGCCGCCCCGGCGTGCAGCGCCTCGTCTCCGTGGCGAGCCTCAGCGGCATCGTCGTCGTGGCAGGCGTGTTCATGTGGTGGACCAACGTCAACGGCCCCATGGCTCTGTGGCTCGGCGGTTGGGCCGCCCCGCTCGGCATCGCTCTGGTCGTCGACCGGTTGAGCGCCCTGATGCTGCTCGTCGCCTCCGTCGTGGCGCTCGCCGTCCTCATCTTCGCCACCGGCCAGGACAAGGACGAGGTCCGCCGCGAGACCCCTGTGTCGATCTTCCACCCCACCTTCCTGCTGCTGGTCGCCGGCGTGTCGAACGCCTTCCTCGCGGGCGACCTGTTCAACCTGTTCGTCGGCTTCGAGATCCTGCTGTTCGCCTCCTACGTGCTGCTGACGCTCGGCGGCACCGGCGACCGGGTGCGCGCAGGCACGACCTATGTGATCGTGTCGCTGCTCAGTTCGTCGCTGTTCCTGATCTCCATCTCGGCGATCTACGCCGCGACGGGCACCGTCAACATGGCCCACCTCTCGGTGCGACTGCGCGACCTGTCCGAGCCGGTGCAGTTGCTCCTCGAGGTGCTGCTGCTCGTCACGTTCGCCATCAAGGCGGCGGTGTTCCCGCTGTCGTCCTGGCTGCCCGACTCGTACCCGACGGCGCCCGCGCCCGTCACAGCGGTGTTCGCCGGCCTGCTCACCAAGGTCGGCGTGTACGCGATCATCCGCACCGAGACGCTGCTGTTCCCGCTTCACACGCTCGACACGATCCTGCTGGTGGCGGCGGGCCTCACCATGGTGATCGGCATCCTTGGCGCGATCGCGCAGGTCGAGATCAAACGAATGCTGTCGTTCACCCTGATCAGCCACATCGGCTACATGATCATGGGCATCGCGCTGAACACGACGGCTGGCCTCGCCGCGACCATCTTCTACACGGCGCACCACATCACCATCCAGGCCACGCTGTTCCTGGTGACCGGGCTCATCGAGCGACGCGGCGGCACGTCGTCCCTCGACGGGCTGGGCGGGCTACTGAAGACCGCCCCGCTGCTCGCGTTCCTGTTCTTCGTGCCCGCCATGAACCTCGGAGGCATCCCGCCGTTATCCGGCTTCATCGGCAAACTGGGCCTGCTGGAGGCAGCGGCCACCGTCGGCACCCCCCTCGCGTGGGTCGTCGTGACGGCCGGGGTCGCGACCAGCCTGCTCACGCTGATGGCCATGGCGAAGGTCTGGAACCGCGCGTTCTGGGGCGTGACGCCCACCGAGCAGCGCCGTCAGGCCGCGATCGCCGCCAACCAGGATCCCGAGGATGTCGAGGAGGACGACGACCCGCGGGTGATGCCCCCGCTGCAGGTCGGCGCCACCATCGGACTGATCGTCTTCGGGCTCGCCCTGACGGTGTTCGCGGGGCCGTTGTACGAGTACGCCACGGCCGCCGCCGAGTCGCTGCGCGACGGCTCGATCGTGGCCATCGTCCTACCGGAGGGGCTGCGATGA